In Chitinivibrionales bacterium, the genomic window GCCCTCGTGCACGGTGAAGATGAGCTTGCTGCCGTTGGGCTCGTTCTTGGCGTCGAGCGACGGCACGAGCACGATGGCGTAGGCGGTGCGCTCGCTTGCGTAAATCTTGGCGCCGGCGGAGGCGCCCACGGCGCAGGCGACGAGCAGCAGCAGGGAAGAGAGGTAGACAATCCACAGCCGCGCGTTCCGCGAAGCGTAAAGGCCGGCGGAAAACAGGCCTGCAAGGGCAAGCAGGAGAAAAAATAAAATCCATAATTGGGTGTTGAGCGGGAACAGCGTGTGCAGCCTGAACAGGATGGCCCCGGCAAAGCTCTGCTGCGGTATTGGTATTCTGTCAATGAGCACCGAATTCGCGAATTTTATATTTGCCAAAACATCGGCGTCGGTGGGCGCGAGCTTGCGCGCCCTTTCGTAGTTGAGCAGGGCGAGCCCGACTTTTTTTTGCCTGAAATAGGAGTTTCCGAGGTTGTAATACACCGCGCTGTTGGCCACGCCCGACGAAAGGATCTGCTCGTAATACCAGGCGGCGCTGTCGTAGGACTGCTGTTCGTACAGCTTGCCCGCCTTTTCGAACCAGAAGCTGACGGGCGCGCATGAGGCTTCCTTGACTCCTGCGAACAGGAGGAGCAGCGCCGCGCATGCGGTGATGAAAGGCTTCATGACGGTTTCCCCTTTTTCTGCTTTGCAAGGTCCCGGATGAACCCTTCGGTTTGATTCAGAATGCCGTTCCGCAAAGAGGTATCCAAAGCGGCCCGGCCGAAGCGGTAGGCGTCGAGACCTTCGAGAAAGGAAACGAGTTTTTTCACCAGGTCATCCTGCGCGCCGCGGTTCTTTAATTCCTCCTGCAGCTCAAGGCGTGTTTTCCCGGTTGCGGCGAATCCGAATTTGTGCGTGATGAAGTCCTCAAGGCATCCCGACACGCCGGCGAGGAATTGTTCCACGGTCAGGGATTGGCCTTTCTTTCGTGCCGTTGCAACGGCCCTGCAGGCCCTGCGCACCGCCTTTTGCCGCAGCGCGAGCGAAGCGTCGCGTTCGTACCGCTTGGCCTGTATCTTATACAAAAGGGAAAAGAGCGCCAGCAGGAAAGGAAGCGGAAACAGGATGAAGAACACTGGGTTTTTGTACGGCTGGTCGGTCTGCTTCCTGATGCCGGCGCCGGTCTTGATGAACCGGATGTCCTGCCCCACCTGCTGGATTTCCTCCTGCGTGAGGTACCGCGTCTGGCCCGCCTGCGCGGTTTTCCCTTTTGTCACGGCAACGCGCAGGGTGTCGGACCGGAGCGTCTTGTAGGCCTGGGCGGCGGGGTCGAAGTAAATCCACGAAAGGGGCGGAATGGAAAGCGTCCCCTCCTGCCGGGGAATGATGGGGTATCTGTAGGTCTTGACGCATGAGATACCGTTTTGCGTCGTGTCAAGAGATACGTGCTTTTCCGGCGCCAGCACTTCGCATTCGGCAAGCTGCGGCAGCGCGAGGTCGCCCATGTTTCCCGGCCTGGTGGTGCCGCGCACCGTTGCCGTGAGCGTGACCGCCTCGCCCGAGGGCACCTGCCTGGGGTCGACGCCTGCGTTCATGGAGAACGAACCCACGGCGCCGGAAAAACCGGCGGGCGGCGGCGGGAGCATGGCCGCGTGGATGATGAGCCTGTTCGACAGAACGCTTTTCGGAATCTGCTGGACGCCGCCGCCGAAGAAATCGTCGCCGAAGAAATCGCCGAACGGATCGGAGTTCCGGCGTGGCTGC contains:
- a CDS encoding tetratricopeptide repeat protein; translated protein: MKPFITACAALLLLFAGVKEASCAPVSFWFEKAGKLYEQQSYDSAAWYYEQILSSGVANSAVYYNLGNSYFRQKKVGLALLNYERARKLAPTDADVLANIKFANSVLIDRIPIPQQSFAGAILFRLHTLFPLNTQLWILFFLLLALAGLFSAGLYASRNARLWIVYLSSLLLLVACAVGASAGAKIYASERTAYAIVLVPSLDAKNEPNGSKLIFTVHEGTKFRIRKTIGEWSLVSLPTGMSGWVQTASLGKI
- a CDS encoding BatD family protein, translated to MTDSKKHSLIQKGAGFLLPRLISIIPIAFGISWSQNISFSVTADRTSAMLGEQIQIQAQITSSKQLAGLAAPQVPKSEDFDVLGVNRNQSSSTSISVVNGAMTQSVTTTYFFNYAIAPKKTGTFTFPALQAVVDGKPYSSAPFAITIGKEAVQTTDVRVVLQTGKKSLFTGEQTILTVKVCQKAGSQAQLSQQGLAGLYDKLEKNLSKDFAVARLFNQLPSKSAMETVNGEKEFVVKVQYALFPISTGDLSIQPVPFEYVVLKRVQPRRNSDPFGDFFGDDFFGGGVQQIPKSVLSNRLIIHAAMLPPPPAGFSGAVGSFSMNAGVDPRQVPSGEAVTLTATVRGTTRPGNMGDLALPQLAECEVLAPEKHVSLDTTQNGISCVKTYRYPIIPRQEGTLSIPPLSWIYFDPAAQAYKTLRSDTLRVAVTKGKTAQAGQTRYLTQEEIQQVGQDIRFIKTGAGIRKQTDQPYKNPVFFILFPLPFLLALFSLLYKIQAKRYERDASLALRQKAVRRACRAVATARKKGQSLTVEQFLAGVSGCLEDFITHKFGFAATGKTRLELQEELKNRGAQDDLVKKLVSFLEGLDAYRFGRAALDTSLRNGILNQTEGFIRDLAKQKKGKPS